In Xenorhabdus nematophila ATCC 19061, one DNA window encodes the following:
- the pdxY gene encoding pyridoxal kinase PdxY → MKNILSIQSHVVFGHAGNSAAVFPMRRMGVNVWPLNTVQFSNHTQYPQWRGCVMPPDHLAEIVQGIGEIDKLKSCDAVLSGYIGSAEQGNYILDIIKKIKQTNPEAWYFCDPVMGHPEKGCIVVPGVAEFFCEKALPVSDIIAPNLLELETLSARKIENVEQTISAARELCEKGPKVVLVKHLSRAGYRTDCFEMLLVTKKHSWHISRPLIDTGERQPVGVGDLTSGLLLVNLLKNTSLTDEDLKTALEHVASAVYEVMLETQVRGEYELQIIAAQDKMVTPTHLFSATLLD, encoded by the coding sequence ATGAAAAATATTCTTTCAATTCAGTCTCATGTTGTTTTTGGTCATGCAGGAAATAGTGCCGCTGTTTTTCCAATGCGTCGTATGGGAGTGAACGTATGGCCATTGAATACAGTTCAATTTTCTAACCATACTCAATATCCTCAATGGCGTGGTTGTGTGATGCCACCAGACCATTTGGCAGAAATTGTGCAGGGAATTGGCGAAATTGATAAATTAAAATCCTGCGATGCGGTATTGAGTGGTTATATTGGTTCGGCAGAGCAAGGAAACTATATCCTTGATATTATAAAGAAAATTAAGCAAACGAATCCTGAAGCATGGTATTTTTGTGACCCTGTTATGGGACATCCAGAAAAAGGGTGTATTGTCGTGCCGGGTGTTGCGGAATTTTTCTGTGAAAAAGCCTTGCCTGTCAGCGATATTATAGCCCCTAACTTATTGGAGCTTGAAACCCTGAGCGCGCGGAAAATTGAAAATGTAGAACAAACGATATCCGCTGCTCGTGAGTTATGTGAAAAAGGCCCTAAAGTTGTATTAGTTAAACATCTTAGCCGTGCGGGTTATCGAACAGATTGTTTTGAAATGCTGTTGGTAACTAAAAAACACAGTTGGCATATTAGCCGCCCATTGATCGATACTGGTGAGCGGCAACCTGTGGGCGTTGGTGATTTAACGAGTGGTTTATTACTGGTTAATTTACTGAAAAATACATCTTTAACAGATGAAGATTTAAAAACAGCATTGGAACATGTCGCATCGGCAGTCTATGAAGTTATGTTAGAAACACAAGTGAGGGGAGAATACGAGCTACAAATTATTGCAGCTCAAGACAAGATGGTCACACCAACACACCTGTTCAGTGCTACATTGCTTGACTGA
- a CDS encoding IS110 family transposase, which translates to MSQPNPLCVGIDVSKASLDIAVNRSVESFTASNDINGFDTIVSVLKQHTVSLVLMEATGGLESAVACSLQAEGFDVVVINPRQARDFARAMGYLAKTDRIDAKVLAQMADVINRHPKRERFIRALPDAERQVLSAMVVRRRQLITMLVAERNRLHPAHPQSRKSINIIISALEAELARIDENMNKHIQTYFKALADRLSAIKGVGAMTAATLLAEVPELGKLSRREISALVGVAPVNRDSGTLRGRRTLFGGRAGVRTALYMATLVATRFNPVIKTFYNRLLAAGKPKKVALVACMRKLLTILNAMIRKDEEWNDSYHQITP; encoded by the coding sequence ATGAGTCAGCCAAATCCACTTTGTGTGGGCATTGATGTTTCCAAAGCCTCACTGGATATCGCAGTCAACAGGAGTGTAGAGTCGTTCACAGCCAGTAATGATATTAACGGCTTTGATACCATTGTGTCCGTACTGAAGCAGCACACCGTGTCCCTGGTGTTGATGGAAGCAACCGGTGGACTGGAGTCTGCGGTTGCCTGCTCGCTTCAGGCCGAAGGGTTTGATGTCGTTGTTATTAATCCCAGGCAAGCGCGAGATTTTGCCCGGGCCATGGGATATCTGGCAAAGACTGACCGCATTGACGCCAAAGTCCTGGCTCAGATGGCGGATGTGATAAACCGTCATCCCAAACGTGAACGGTTTATTCGAGCGCTGCCGGATGCGGAACGCCAGGTTCTTTCTGCCATGGTGGTGCGTAGGCGGCAGTTGATTACGATGCTGGTTGCTGAGCGTAATCGCCTGCATCCGGCGCATCCTCAGAGCAGAAAGAGCATCAACATTATCATTAGCGCACTGGAAGCTGAGCTGGCGCGGATCGATGAGAATATGAATAAACACATCCAGACTTATTTTAAGGCACTGGCTGACAGGCTCAGCGCCATCAAGGGCGTTGGTGCAATGACAGCAGCAACCCTGCTGGCAGAGGTCCCTGAACTTGGCAAGCTCTCGCGTCGGGAAATCAGTGCACTCGTTGGCGTTGCCCCCGTTAACCGTGACTCGGGAACCTTGCGGGGTCGACGAACCCTCTTTGGCGGGCGCGCTGGAGTTCGGACAGCGCTGTATATGGCTACACTCGTGGCAACCCGTTTTAACCCGGTGATCAAGACGTTTTACAACCGCCTGTTGGCGGCGGGTAAGCCCAAAAAAGTGGCGCTTGTAGCTTGTATGCGCAAACTGCTGACCATCTTAAATGCGATGATTAGAAAAGATGAAGAATGGAATGATTCGTATCATCAGATAACTCCATAA
- a CDS encoding IS110 family transposase, producing MEQVIGIDLAKRVFQLHIASPLGKMMKNTVVSRNKLTAFLAQQPPSKIVMEACGSANYWSRQFKRFGHEVKQISPQYVAPFRMGSKNDKNDAVAIVEADRRPGMRYVPEKTQEQPDIQCLHRVRQRLMKNRTALINQIRGLGLEYGIAIPESAHKVEQCLPDYLENAENDLTPLSRELFQELLRELKEQQQRLNVLDKRLDQLNAQQEDIRRLLTLPGIGPLGASALMVALGDSTHFKNGRHFASYLGRVPREHSSGGKVRLLGITKRGDSYLRGILIHGARSVVYRVQKLPDEQSNGLQRWLKGVIARSGITKAAVALANNNARIAWALVNQQSVYEAR from the coding sequence ATGGAACAAGTTATCGGAATTGACCTGGCAAAGCGAGTATTTCAATTACATATTGCGTCTCCGCTTGGAAAAATGATGAAAAATACGGTGGTCTCGCGCAATAAACTGACGGCTTTCCTTGCTCAACAACCCCCTTCAAAAATCGTGATGGAAGCATGTGGCAGCGCAAATTATTGGAGCCGCCAATTTAAACGCTTTGGTCATGAGGTGAAGCAAATCAGCCCCCAATATGTCGCCCCGTTCAGAATGGGCAGCAAGAATGATAAAAACGATGCTGTGGCTATTGTGGAAGCCGACCGTCGTCCGGGAATGCGTTATGTCCCGGAAAAAACGCAGGAACAACCGGATATTCAGTGTTTGCACCGGGTTCGCCAGCGGCTCATGAAAAACAGAACGGCACTGATTAATCAAATCCGGGGACTGGGCTTAGAATATGGCATTGCCATACCGGAAAGTGCCCACAAGGTTGAGCAATGTTTGCCTGACTATCTGGAAAACGCGGAAAATGACCTGACGCCGTTGAGCCGTGAATTATTTCAGGAACTCTTGCGTGAACTCAAAGAACAACAGCAGCGCCTGAACGTGCTGGATAAACGCCTCGACCAGCTGAATGCGCAACAAGAAGATATCCGTCGTTTGCTAACACTGCCGGGTATCGGCCCGTTGGGGGCATCGGCTCTGATGGTCGCTTTGGGCGACAGCACGCACTTCAAAAATGGCCGCCATTTTGCCAGTTATCTGGGGCGGGTGCCAAGAGAGCATAGCAGTGGTGGTAAAGTCAGGTTATTGGGTATCACAAAACGCGGGGATAGCTATTTGCGGGGAATACTGATCCACGGTGCCCGTTCAGTGGTGTATCGGGTACAAAAACTCCCCGACGAACAATCTAATGGATTACAACGCTGGTTAAAAGGCGTGATAGCCCGCAGCGGGATCACTAAAGCGGCAGTGGCACTGGCGAATAACAATGCCCGCATTGCGTGGGCCTTAGTTAACCAACAATCGGTTTATGAAGCACGGTGA
- a CDS encoding helix-turn-helix domain-containing protein: MKSKIILSEPERITLQQLALNHPHRDIRTRGTGLLMLARGIKPSQITAEIGCSLRVIYNWVHMWHHSGIAGLLGGHAGGRYLAMTPDMIATAVEAASAESLTLARIAQCVEAKQGALPCTLETLANTLKKQGLTYKRTRLSLKKSVTKRSLLKNPPC, from the coding sequence ATGAAATCGAAGATAATACTTTCTGAGCCTGAACGAATCACATTGCAACAACTCGCGTTGAATCATCCACATCGGGACATTCGTACGCGAGGAACGGGTTTGCTCATGCTTGCCAGAGGGATCAAGCCGTCCCAGATCACCGCTGAAATCGGATGCAGTCTCCGGGTTATCTATAATTGGGTTCACATGTGGCACCATTCAGGGATAGCGGGATTATTAGGGGGTCATGCCGGAGGCCGGTATCTCGCCATGACGCCTGACATGATTGCCACTGCGGTCGAAGCGGCCAGCGCAGAGTCCCTGACACTCGCCCGGATAGCTCAGTGCGTTGAGGCAAAGCAGGGTGCCCTGCCTTGTACGCTTGAAACGCTGGCAAATACCCTGAAAAAGCAGGGGCTCACCTATAAACGAACCCGACTGTCGCTTAAAAAAAGCGTAACGAAACGGAGTTTGCTAAAAAATCCGCCTTGCTGA
- a CDS encoding IS630 family transposase encodes MKIHLTEDQKKALELMHDTTRDSRVCDRIKAVLLAIKAVLLASEGWTTQRIAQALRIPESTVSRHLKDYFSEEKLAPENGGSESRLLAEQATELIEYLTANLMHTTVQIVAYVWARWQVTFTVSGMTKWLHSYKKSMGVPHKFDADKQPQFIETYNALKEKCGQNEPILFIDAVHPTQSTKLSYGWMKSGRKHVKVVETTGSRTRLNIMGALNLHQIENTIIREYPTINAKNVVLFFGAIRETYPLSQRIHLILDGAGYHRSELVQFFAEVLNIELHYLPPDSPNLNPIERLWKYMNEQVRNNVCFPDVKTFRETLHHFFHVVLPKKAQELATRLTDNFQTLKPASSS; translated from the coding sequence ATGAAAATTCATCTGACAGAAGACCAAAAGAAAGCGCTCGAATTGATGCATGACACAACTCGCGATAGCCGAGTTTGTGATCGCATCAAAGCCGTTCTTTTAGCCATCAAAGCCGTTCTTTTAGCTTCCGAAGGATGGACTACTCAGAGGATTGCTCAGGCCTTGCGGATCCCTGAAAGTACGGTGAGTCGTCATCTAAAGGATTATTTCTCCGAAGAAAAACTCGCGCCTGAAAACGGCGGCTCCGAAAGTCGTTTACTGGCTGAACAAGCCACTGAGTTGATTGAATATCTGACAGCCAATCTGATGCACACCACCGTACAAATTGTGGCCTATGTCTGGGCACGATGGCAGGTGACTTTCACTGTCTCAGGCATGACAAAATGGCTTCACAGCTACAAGAAGTCAATGGGTGTTCCACATAAATTTGATGCCGATAAACAGCCACAGTTTATTGAGACCTACAACGCGCTAAAAGAAAAATGTGGCCAGAATGAGCCGATATTGTTTATTGATGCGGTGCATCCTACCCAGTCAACAAAATTAAGTTATGGCTGGATGAAGAGCGGAAGGAAGCATGTCAAAGTAGTTGAAACCACGGGCAGTCGTACTCGGCTTAACATCATGGGCGCTCTGAATTTGCATCAAATTGAAAACACGATCATTCGTGAATATCCGACAATTAATGCAAAAAATGTCGTCCTGTTTTTCGGTGCAATCCGGGAAACTTATCCGCTCTCACAAAGAATTCATCTCATTCTGGATGGAGCGGGTTACCACCGTTCTGAATTAGTTCAATTTTTTGCCGAGGTTCTGAATATCGAGTTGCATTATCTGCCGCCTGACAGCCCAAATCTCAATCCAATAGAGCGATTGTGGAAGTATATGAATGAGCAGGTACGCAACAATGTCTGTTTTCCGGATGTAAAAACGTTCCGAGAAACACTTCATCATTTTTTCCATGTCGTATTGCCCAAAAAAGCACAAGAACTGGCTACCCGGCTGACTGATAATTTTCAGACCCTAAAACCTGCATCTTCAAGTTAA